In Neofelis nebulosa isolate mNeoNeb1 chromosome 7, mNeoNeb1.pri, whole genome shotgun sequence, the following proteins share a genomic window:
- the LOC131518175 gene encoding olfactory receptor 4F21-like, with amino-acid sequence MDQVNGSVVTEFVLLGLAQSLQMQVLLFLFFSLFYAGIILGNLFIMFTVIFDSHLHSPMYILLANLSFIDLGLSSTTVPRMISDLFSDGKIISFHSCMIQMFFIHVMGGVEMILLMAMAYDRYTAICRPLHYLTIMNLKMCMLLVMTAWIIGVIHAVSQFVFVINLPFCGPKNVGSFYCDFPRVIKLACMDTYRLEFVVTANSGFISMGTFFFLIVSYIFILITVRQHSSKDLSKAFITLSAHITVVVLFFVPCMFLYVWPFPTKSMDTFFAIVDFVITPVLNPAIYTLRNRDMKAAMRRLSQQVVSSREMS; translated from the coding sequence ATGGACCAAGTAAATGGCTCTGTGGTAACTGAATTTGTGTTACTGGGACTTGCACAATCCTTGCAAATGcaggttttgctttttcttttcttctctttattctatGCAGGAATTATCTTGGGAAACCTCTTCATTATGTTTACAGTGATTTTTGATTCTCACTTACACTCTCCCATGTATATCCTGCTGGCCAACTTATCATTCATTGACCTGGGCCTTTCATCTACCACAGTTCCTAGGATGATCTCTGATCTTTTCAGTGATGGCAAAATCATCTCCTTCCATAGTTGCATGAtacaaatgttttttattcatgtCATGGGAGGAGTTGAGATGATACTGCTCATGGCCATGGCATATGACAGGTACACAGCAATTTGCAGGCCTCTCCACTACTTAACTATTATGAATCTCAAAATGTGCATGCTTTTGGTAATGACTGCTTGGATCATTGGGGTGATCCATGCTGTGTCTCAGTTTGTTTTTGTCATAAATTTACCTTTCTGTGGCCCTAAAAATGTGGGGAGTTTTTACTGTGATTTTCCTAGGGTTATTAAACTTGCATGCATGGACACTTACAGACTAGAATTTGTGGTCACTGCTAACAGTGGCTTCATATCTATGGgcaccttctttttcttaattgtatCATACATCTTTATTCTGATCACTGTCAGACAACATTCTTCAAAGGATTTATCCAAAGCATTCATCACTTTGTCAGCTCACATCACtgtagtggttttgttttttgttccatGCATGTTTCTCTATGTGTGGCCTTTTCCTACCAAGTCAATGGATACATTTTTTGCCATTGTGGACTTTGTCATCACTCCTGTCTTAAATCCTGCCATCTATACTTTAAGGAACAGAGATATGAAGGCAGCAATGAGAAGGCTGAGTCAACAAGTTGTAAGTTCTAGAGAGATGTCATAA
- the LOC131518176 gene encoding olfactory receptor 4F15-like, with the protein MDGPNDSVVSEFVLIGLSNSWEMHLFLFWFFSVFYMGIILGNLFIVFTVIIDSHLYTPMYFLLANLSLLDLGLSSTTVPKMISDLFTDCNIISFPKCMIQIFFIHVMGGVEMVLLIAMAYDRYTAICKPLHYLTIMSPKTCVSFVVAAWIVGIIHAVSQFVFVINLPFCGPNEVDSFYCDFPRVMKLACVDTYKLEFVIIANSGFISMATFFSLIISYIFILVTVWKRSSGDLSKAFVTLSAHITVVILFFMPCMFLYVWPFPTSSLDKYLFIVDFAITPVLNPAIYTLRNKDMRVAMRRLGKRIVHPTGI; encoded by the coding sequence atGGATGGACCAAATGACTCTGTGGTATCTGAATTTGTATTGATTGGTCTTTCAAATTCATGGGAGATGcacctttttctcttttggttcttCTCTGTGTTCTACATGGGAATTATCCTAGGAAACCTCTTCATTGTGTTCACGGTAATTATTGACTCTCATTTatacacccccatgtacttcctATTGGCCAACCTCTCTCTTCTTGATCTAGGCCTGTCCTCTACCACAGTACCCAAAATGATCTCTGATCTTTTCACTGACTGCAACATCATTTCCTTTCCAAAATGCATGATACAGATATTTTTTATTCATGTCATGGGTGGAGTTGAGATGGTGCTGCTCATAGCCATGGCATATGACCGGTACACCGCAATCTGTAAACCTCTCCACTACCTGACCATCATGAGCCCCAAAACGTGTGTCTCCTTTGTAGTGGCTGCCTGGATAGTGGGGATAATCCATGCTGTATCTCAGTTTGTTTTTGTCATAAACCTGCCCTTTTGTGGCCCTAATGAAGTAGATAGTTTTTACTGTGATTTTCCTCGCGTCATGAAACTTGCTTGTGTAGACACTTACAAGCTAGAGTTTGTAATCATTGCCAACAGTGGGTTTATATCCATGGCTACTTTCTTCTCCTTAATTATATCCTATATCTTCATTTTGGTCACTGTCTGGAAACGTTCTTCAGGGGACTTGTCCAAAGCATTTGTCACATTGTCAGCTCACATCACtgtagtgattttgttttttatgccaTGCATGTTTCTCTATGTGTGGCCTTTCCCTACATCATCACTGGATAAGTATTTGTTCATAGTCGACTTCGCTATCACCCCCGTCTTGAATCCTGCCATCTATACATTAAGAAACAAAGACATGAGAGTGGCCATGAGAAGACTGGGCAAGCGGATTGTGCATCCTACTGGTATCTAA
- the LOC131518174 gene encoding olfactory receptor 4F4 has translation MKVTTEALSWNESINDTSYSMVTEFIFLGLSNSQEFQIFLLVFFFIFYVGIVFGNLLIVITVASDSHLHSPMYFLLANLSLIDLCLSSVTAPKMIADFFSKRKVISFKGCLAQIFLVHFFGGSELVILIAMAFDRYVAICKPLRYSTVMCDHVCFGIVTAAWGTGFLHSVSQLAFAVNLPFCGPNEVDSFYCDLPRVIKLACIDTYRLDVMVIANSGVLTVCSFVFLIISYAIILVTIQQRPSDKSSKALSTLTAHITVVLLFFGPCIFIYAWPFPIKSLDKSLAVFYSVVTPLLNPIIYTLRNKDMKTAMRRLSKWNVNSSVKF, from the exons ATGAAG GTAACTACAGAGGCTCTTTCCTggaatgaatcaataaatgacACAAGTTACTCCATGGTGACTGAGTTCATTTTTCTGGGACTCTCCAATTCTCAGGAATTCCAGATATTCCTACTggtgttcttttttatattctatgtGGGAATTGTGTTTGGAAACCTTCTTATTGTCATAACTGTGGCTTCTGACTCCCATCTTCACTCTCCCATGTACTTCCTGCTGGCTAACCTCTCACTCATTGACCTCTGTCTGTCTTCCGTCACAGCCCCCAAGATGATTGCTGACTTTTTCAGTAAACGCAAAGTCATCTCTTTCAAGGGTTGCCTTGCTCAGATATTTCTCGTTCACTTTTTTGGTGGGAGTGAATTGGTGATCCTTATAGCCATGGCCTTTGACAGATATGTAGCAATCTGTAAACCTCTTCGCTACTCTACAGTTATGTGTGACCATGTATGTTTTGGCATTGTGACTGCCGCATGGGGAACTGGCTTTCTCCATTCAGTGAGCCAGTTGGCTTTTGCAGTAAACTTACCTTTCTGTGGTCCCAATGAGGTTGATAGCTTTTACTGCGACCTACCTAGGGTTATCAAACTTGCTTGTATAGACACCTATAGATTGGATGTCATGGTCATTGCTAACAGTGGTGTGCTCActgtgtgttcttttgttttcctaatcATCTCCTATGCTATCATCCTAGTAACCATACAGCAACGCCCTTCAGACAAGTCGTCCAAGGCTCTGTCCACTCTGACTGCTCACATCACAGtagttcttttgttctttggACCATGTATCTTCATTTATGCCTGGCCATTCCCCATCAAGTCACTAGATAAATCCCTTGCTGTGTTTTATTCTGTGGTCACTCCTCTCTTGAACCCGATTATATACACACTGAGGAACAAAGACATGAAGACTGCAATGAGACGACTGAGTAAATGGAATGTGAATTCTAGTGTAAAATTTTAG